A genomic segment from Diceros bicornis minor isolate mBicDic1 chromosome 5, mDicBic1.mat.cur, whole genome shotgun sequence encodes:
- the LOC131406085 gene encoding RNA polymerase-associated protein LEO1 encodes MADMEDLFGSDADSDAERKDSDSGSDSDSDQENVASGSNGSGSESDQDERGDSGKPSNKELFGDDSEDEGASHHSGSDNHSERSDNRSEASERSDHEDNDPSDVDQHSGSEAHNDDEDEGHRSDGGSHHSEAEGSEKAHSDDEKWGREDKSDQSDDEKIQNSDDEERAQGSDEDKLQNSDDDEKMQNTDDEERPQLSDDERQQLSEEEKANSDDEQPVASDNDDEKQNSDDEERPQMSDEEKMQNSDDERPQASDEERRHSDDEEEQDHKSESARGSDSEDEVLRMKRKNAIASDSEVDSDTEVPKDNSGTMDLFGGADDISSGSDGEDKPPTPGQPVDENGLPQDQQEEEPIPETRIEVEIPKVNTDLGNDLYFVKLPNFLSVEPRPFDPQYYEDEFEDEEMLDEEGRTRLKLKVENTIRWRIRRDEEGNEIKESNARIVKWSDGSMSLHLGNEVFDVYKAPLQGDHNHLFIRQGTGLQGQAVFKTKLTFRPHSTDSATHRKMTLSLADRCSKTQKIRILPMAGRDPECQRTEMIKKEEERLRASIRRESQQRRMREKQHQRGLSASYLEPDRYDEEEEGEESISLAAIKNRYKGGIREERARIYSSDSDEGSEEDKAQRLLKAKKLTSDEEGEPSGKRKAEDDDKANKKHKKYVISDEEEEDDD; translated from the exons ATGGCGGATATGGAGGACCTCTTCGGGAGCGACGCCGACAGTGATGCTGAGCGTAAAG ATTCCGATTCTGGATCAGACTCAGATTCTGACCAAGAGAATGTTGCTTCTGGCAGTAATGGCTCTGGAAGTGAAAGTGATCAAGATGAAAGAGGTGATTCAGGAAAACCAAGTAATAAGGAACTGTTTGGAGATGACAGTGAGGATGAGGGAGCTTCTCATCACAGTGGGAGTGATAATCACTCTGAAAGATCAGACAATAGATCAGAAGCTTCTGAGCGTTCTGACCATGAAGACAATGACCCCTCAGATGTAGATCAGCACAGTGGATCAGAAGCCCATAATGACGATGAAGATGAAGGTCATAGATCAGATGGAGGGAGCCATCACTCAGAAGCAGAAGGTTCTGAAAAAGCACATTCAGATGATGAAAAATGGGGCAGAGAAGATAAAAGTGACCAGTCAGATGATGAAAAGATACAAAATTCTGATGATGAGGAGAGGGCACAAGGATCTGATGAAGATAAGCTGCAGAATTCTGATGATGATGAGAAAATGCAGAACACAGATGATGAGGAGAGGCCTCAGCTTTCAGATGATGAGAGACAACAACTGTCTGAGGAGGAGAAGGCTAATTCTGATGATGAACAGCCAGTAGCTTCTGATAATGATGATGAGAAACAGAATTCTGATGATGAAGAACGGCCACAGATGTCTGATGAGGAGAAAATGCAAAATTCTGATGATGAAAGACCACAGGCCTCAGATGAAGAACGTAGGCATTCAGATGATGAAGAGGAACAGGACCATAAGTCAG AATCTGCAAGAGGCAGTGATAGTGAAGATGAAGTTTTACGAATGAAACGCAAGAATGCAATTGCATCTGATTCAGAAGTGGATAGTGACACTGAGGTACCAAAAG ATAATAGTGGAACCATGGATCTGTTTGGAGGTGCAGATGATATATCTTCAGGGAGTGATGGAGAAGATAAACCACCTACTCCAGGACAGCCTGTT GATGAAAACGGATTGCCTCAGGACCAACAGGAGGAGGAGCCAATTCCTGAGACCAGAATAGAAGTAGAAATACCCAAAGTAAACACTGATTTAGGAAACGACTTGTATTTTGTTAAACTGCCCAACTTTCTCAGTGTAGAGCCCAG ACCTTTTGATCCTCAGTATTATGAAGATGAatttgaagatgaagaaatgCTGGATGAAGAAGGTCGAACCAGGTTAAAATTAAAG GTAGAAAATACTATAAGATGGAGGATACGCCGGGatgaagaaggaaatgaaattaaagaaaGCAATGCTCGGATAGTCAAGTGGTCAGATGGAAG CATGTCTCTGCATTTAGGCAATGAAGTGTTTGATGTTTACAAAGCTCCACTGCAGGGCGATCACAACCATCTTTTCATAAGACAAGGTACTGGTCTACAGGGACAAGCTGTCTTCAAAACCAAACTCACATTCAG ACCTCACTCTACAGACAGTGCCACACATAGAAAGATGACCCTGTCACTTGCGGATAGATGTTCAAAGACGCAGAAGATTAGAATCTTACCAATGGCTGGTCGTGATCCTGAATGCCAGCGCACAGAAATGATTAAG AAAGAAGAGGAACGTTTGAGGGCTTCTATTCGTAGGGAGTCTCAGCAGCGCCGAATGAGAGAGAAACAGCACCAGCGGGGGCTGAGTGCCAGTTACCTAGAACCTGATCGTTAtgacgaggaggaggagggcgaggAGTCCATCAGCTTGGCTGCCATTAAAAACCGATACAAAGGCGGCATTCGAG AGGAACGAGCCAGAATCTATTCGTCAGACAGTGATGAGGGATCAGAAGAAGATAAGGCTCAAAGATTACTCAAAGCAAAGAAACTCACCAGTGATGAG